The Silene latifolia isolate original U9 population chromosome X, ASM4854445v1, whole genome shotgun sequence genome contains the following window.
CGCACTCAAGACACTTTCGCCCCAGAAATATATAGGTAAGCTTGCTTGAAAAAGAAGAGCCCGTGCAACATTTAATATGTGACGGTGTTTACGTTCCACCCGACCATTTTGTTGCGGGTGTCAACATTGGAAGTTTGAAATAAAATGCCATGCTCTTTGAAAAAAGGTATGAGAGGTCGAAATTCCGTACTGTTATCAGTacgtaaaattttaatttttcgtTCAAATTGGCGTTCTATCATAGCAAAAAAATTCAATAATTTTTGTTTTGTGTCACTTTTGTGACGTAAAAGATAGACCCATGTGGATCTCGAAAAATCATCTACAATGGTTAAAAAATATCGAGATCCACAAGAGGCATTTTTAGAATATTGACCCCAAAGATCGCAATGTATAAGTTCAAAGGACGATGTTGCACGACTAGTGCTTAAATGAAAATGTTCACGAGACTGTTTCGCGCGTAAACAAATGTCACAATTCTTGCTATGAAAAACATTAGGACTATGAGCAGTTTTATTAATAAAAGGTAAAAAACGGGAAATACTGGAGGATGGGTGTCCCAACCGTCGGTGCCAAAGTTCTAGAGAATCATTAGAACCAACCATACAAGCATGAGCTTTATCATCGCGGACTCCTTTTAAATAGTATAGGCCCTCGTGCTGTTAACCCGCACCAATCACCGTCTTCGAGGTACGGTCCTGGATGAGACATAAATTATGGGAAAATTGGATAGTGAGAGTAGTGTCAATTAATAGGCTGGAAACCGATATTAAGTTGCAATGTAAATTGGCCGCAAATAAGACATTACGTAAAACAAGTCGAGGTGATAAATGTATATCACCACTTTTTGTAGCAATCGTAAGATCACCGTTAGGTAATCCAACAGATAAAGGGTCGATAGTCTTAACATTAGAAAAGTAAGAAAGGCATCCTGACATATGATGGGATGCTCCGGTATCAATAATCCAAGTAAAAGAAGAAGAATTACCATTGAGACGGTCAGCAGTGGAGTCTGATTTATGCGCTTGCCAAAGGGAACCCAACTCCACCAACTCGCTCGGAGTTAAAGAATTCAAATCAATCTTATCAAATTGAGTGAGAGGAGGTTGTGAAGACGTACCATGAGAGCCTGATGCCATATTGGCTTTAGCAGGTGCCCTAGAACGAGGTGTTTTGCCTCGGTCAGAGGCATTATTGCCACGCGAGTCCGGTACAAACACTACATTGGTTAAATCCGTGGCATTCGGGTCCAAATATATACGGTTACGAGGTCCATTCCATGAGTCGGGGTATTTTCCCGTGACTTGATAGCAAAATTTCAGACTATGACCCGACTTTTGACACGCAATACAGAAATACTTAGATGGGGCAGAATTATTACGATGGTCAGAACTATCACGCCCTCCCCCTGATGAACGTGGTCCCTGGTGAAGACGAGCTGCGAATGCCATAGCATCCGGGGTTGTGTCCGATTTACTAGATGATAAATTACGAACACCCTCATCCTGTAAAAGGCGATTATAGATAAGATCTAAAGAAGGAAGAGGAGAGATACCGATGATTTGTGAACGAATATTCGTAAAACGATCGTCAAGTCCCAATAAGAAATCTCTGACCCGCTTCTTGTCTCGCCTAGCATTCATAAGATTCACCCATTCACAGGTGCAAGGATTACACGAGCAATACGGCAGTGGGTCATGATCCAAGATGGCGTCCCAAATGACGGTCATACGACCGTAGTAAGCCATTAATATCTTCGTTGGTCCTTGACGACAAGCAAGCAACTCAGCCTCTAATTGGTAAAGACGAGCCTCGTTTTCCTGTGAGAATCGATTCTTGATGTCGTTCCACACCATTTTCGCTTCGGGACGAATAGAAATCTGCTTTCGTAGCGTCGGCTCAATTGATGCAAGAAGCCATGCTGTAACTAAAGCATTTGCCTCCGTCCAAGATTTGGATTCATCGGAAGTGGCAGACGGTTTGATTATCGTCCCATCAATATACCCTAATTTACCCTTTGCCATAAGAGATGGACGAAATAGACGAGACCATTCGTCATAATTATTGCCATTAAAGGCAACCGGAGTAATAATCTGACCCGGTTGCTCAACATGGACAAGAGAATAAGAAGATTTTGGGGGAGGATTAGTGATTTGTGATGAATCGGAGTTCGTCATCGGAAAAAGAATAGAAAAAAAATGAACAGAGAAGAAACGTGAAGAGAGGCAAAGACTAATTACCTAGTCTGATACCATGACAAATTCATAATATTGGAAGAATATAATTGTAATATTATTCAAATGGAAAAGTTGCTTATTACATGTTAGCACTATACTATTTATACAGAGGAGGGAATACTATATTTACGGAAACGAATAACTAAATATTCTAATTGATATACAAGGAGAGAATTATGCTGCATGATTTTATACGTGAGATATGGAGCAACGGCTAGTTTGAGCTAGCTAACATTTAGGGTTTCTGATTTATCTCTCTTGGTGGATGGGTGAAATGAGAGGGGTAGAGTCGGAATAATGAGTAAAAATGTGCGGGATTAAGTAAAattgtgtgcgggatttagcaagtccCTATTAATATTACAAAGTACATTATACATAATTTTGAAGTCATTAATTACTTACGACAATATAACTACATTTTTCACAAAGTCacttacaaaaaaaaacaatttttagtAGCACGGGCAATAAATCTAGTAATTAATAAAATAAGCAATTTATTTACATCTTGAGTAAACTGTTCTTCTTTTCTCCTAAGTTTGAAGCTTTTCTACCTCCATTAATGGCGTGCTTCATAAGCTTAGCAGATTTCGTCATGGTATCACCCGCTAATTTTTCGATTCCTGTGATTCTTTTGATCTAAATTTGCGTAAAACATTCCTTTTTGTTTGTTTCTTTTGCGAATTTGATCAAATTTCTTCTTACAATTCCGCTTTTCGTCTGATTTTTCTTGATTTGTGATTTTTTTCATCATGATCAAAATGACTGAAACTACTCAATCTTCGTATACGTCTCTTTACAAAGATCCACTTCATTTGTCGAATAATGATCAAGCTTTGCTTCAGATTATGCCTCAAGTATTTTCTGGAAAATCTTTCCTTCATTGTTCGCGTAATATCCGAACTGCGTTAATCACTAAAAATAAACTCTGCTTCATCAATGGAACTTATCCTAAGCCAGCTGATGATCATGCTAATTACGAGGAATGGATTCGAACTGATTACACAGTGATGCGCTGGATTGTGCATTCTTTAAGTGATATAATTTCTGCTGGATTATCCTTTGTTCGCTCAAGCAAGCAGCTTTGGGATGAATTGAACGAAAGTTTGCTGCTCATGTTGAGGAAGTTGAGGTCTATGTTAATGACACTCCTTGTGAGGCTTCTCAGGTTCAGCAATCCATCACCGATGTCTCCTTTGTTCAGGCTATTGCTAAGGAATTGTACAAAGCACAAAATCCTGCTCATGTAGTCTCAAGTATAATCCTGGCTTCTACTGTACATGCTCCATCTATTTCTTATAAACCATATACCAATGATATGGCTAATTTTACCTCTTATAAACTGTTAATTCAGGACCCTATCACTAAGGAGATTTTGTGTTCAGGAGTGAAGGTTGGAGGCATTTTTCACTTAGCAAAGTTTTATCCTAAGTCAATATCAAATAAATGTTGTACTAGTTCATCCTTTTTTGCTATTGTTTCCACTGTTGATGTAGCTCTTTTGCATGCCAAATTGGGTCATTCATCCCTTTCTGCTTTAAAGCATGTTGTTCCTAATACTGTaagcattaataataataaaacactTCATTGTGATACTTGTCTTTTGGCAAAGCATCATAAAACTCCATTTCATGTTAGTGTTTCTGTCACCACTGCACCTTTTGAACTTGTTCACGTGGATTTGTGGGGACCTTATAGAGTCAAATTCCTCAATGGTTCTTCTTATTTTCTTACCATTGTCGATGATTTTAACAAGGATTACATGGACAATTTTATTGAAAAACAAAGAATTTATTTCTGATACATTTACTCATTTTATTGCTTATGCCAAAAATCAATTTTATTCTATCACTAAAACTTTAAGGAGTGACAATGGAACTGAAATTGTGCAAAAAGAATGTCATGTTCTTTTTTCTTTACATGGGATTGTTCATCAAAAATCTGTTCCTGGAAATCTACAACAAAATGGGAGAGTGGAGAGGAAGCATAGATATTTGCTTGAGGTAGCTAGGGCTCTAAAGCTACAGGGTCATTTATCTAAGAGATTTTTGGGAGAATTGGTTCTTGCTGCAACCCACCTCATCAACCTTATGCCTACTACTGTTTTAAAATGGAAAACACTTTGAAATGTTGTTTCAAACACCACCGGATTACTCTCATCTCAGAGTAATTGGTTGTTTATGATATGCTGCCACGAAGGAAGGGGATTAGTTTGCAGATAGGGCCATTAGGTGTATAATGTTGGGATATCCTTTTGGCCAGAAAGGGTATAAGCTCTATGATCTAGAACATCACAAGATTATTTTAAGCAGAGATGTTCATTTTCAAGAGCAACTTTTTCCTTATATATAGTCATGATTTCAAAAGGCATACTGGACTTGCTGATGCTCATTCAGCTTCTTTTCCCACCTATTTACCATCCTTTTCTTCTGATTTGGATGATTCTGATCCTCCTATCTCTTCCCACAATCCTGAAGAAACAACTACTCCTGAGTATTTTTCTGAGAATACCATTTCACCAGCTATTACAGTAACAGCAACTGATACACCAACAGATACAGGAGCtgtagttattgatgttggtGTTCCTGCAACTGGTCAAACTACTATTGTTCCTGTTGTCAGGACATCTAGCAGGCCTAGACAAGTCTTTTCTAGACTCTGGTTATTTGTTCAAAGGTCTTCCTCCATCTTTGATTCCTGAAGACACATTTAATCATGGTTCATCTAATTTTCTGACCTCTCATGTTCAGTTAGATGGGTATTCCTCTACATATCAAAAATCTTGTTTTGCAGTTCTTTCTCTGTATGAACCTTCGTGTTATAACCAAGCCAAAGATGACCCTGCTTGGATTACAACCATGCAAAAGGAGCTCACTGACTTAGAACAGAATAACACCCGGATACTAACACCTATAATGGGTGTACAAAATCAGGTTTAATCCTAATGGTACTGTGGAGAAATATAAGGCTAGGCTGGTGGCAAAAGGTTATAGTCAAATTGAAGGCATAAGACTATAAGCACACCTTTAGTCCTGTTGTCAAGTTCACCACTGTTAGGTTGTTATTAGCCATAGCTGTAGCAAAGAATTGGATTCTTCATCAATTGGATATCAACAATGCCTTTCTTCATGGGTATTTGGATGAAGAAGTTTATATGAAGAAGTCTGAGGGATATACAGTTGGGAATCCAGGGGATGTATGTTTGTTAAAGAGATCCTTATATGATCTCAAACAAGCTTCAAGGCAATGGAATTTGGAATTGTCTAAATTCTTAGTTTTCCAACAGAGTTAAAGCCGtgttttctttattttgtagCCTTCCCAAAAGACTATGAGATGTCGGTCCCAAGACTAATTGCTCTGTGGATAGTCGAGAGGTTCGTACACCCGATTGGTGACATGCCATTGGAAGATGTTGCAGAGAGGTATGTGGAGGAACTTGTCGGCTGGAGCTTAATCCAAGTCGGGACAAGAAGAAGTGATGGCGGAGTTAAAACATGTCGTATTCACGATATCTTACGAGATCTTTGCATTCAAGAGGCCAAGAAAGAGAATTGTTTTTTGTCATCTCTCATAAGGAGGTACTTGAACCTCGTGCATCAATGTCAGCCTTGCCTTCACCCCTTGGTAACAAGCATCGGAGAGTTTCTACTCATAGGCACACAACTCGATTCATTGAATCCAAAGGTAATTGTGATCCTTCGTCCATTCGAGCATTCCTATCATTTGATACTGATCAAGTCTCTTTATCATCGTCTCAATGGAAACTCTTGTGCAACGAATTTAAATTATTGAAGATATTGGATCTCGAATGCCATCTGTGAGCTCATGAATTTAAGGTACTTGAGAATTCGTGTCCGTATTCGAGCTTTGGAACTTGCAAATGCTTTTTGTCCATGGGAACCCGTCTTATACCATGCCTAAAGGGTTTGTTCAAGCAACAACGACTGCAGCAGCTGGTCCTACTACCTCTCGAGTTTCACCATCGAATCAACCTTTGCTTTGTCTATCCGTCCTCTCCTCTATTTTTCCCAATGAAACCTTCAAAAACCTTGTCACAAATTAGGACTATTCAACTCCGAAAACAATCCTTTGCAATCTTTAATATCTCTCTTTCTCACTATCTAGGTACGCGCCCCCTATTTCTCACCTTTTCTTCGCAGACGACTCGGTGTTTTTTCTTCAGGACAAAGACGAGGCTTTTTTGAGACTAAAGAATATTCTTGACAACTATTGTCAAGCTTCTTGTCAGATTATGAATGAAGAAAAATCGGGTATTGTTTTCAGTCCTAGTAGTAATATGAATTCGGTCAGAAATGGTATGAAAATTTTGCGAATTGGTCATAATAAAggtacgtaatttattttcgcattaCGATTTTTACTCATTATAATACATTTTCCATTTCTTTACCCTTGACTAAAAAAatcaaacctaattctctccACCTTCTCTCCATGGTTGAAACCTTAATCTTCTTCAACCTCCTTAAAATTAACCTTAATCTTTTTCACCTCTTTAAAATTCTTCGAGTATGAAGATTAGGTATTTAATTCCTTAATACAtattaataatttaattgactctttcttataattttattcctttttaattaGAGTTTATATCTAAATTAATTAAGGGCTAATTAGTGTCGTATGGTGGGTTTGTTGGTGGTGATTACGCCCGGGTCACCGTCGCCATCCACGGTGGTAATGGTGTTTGTGATACGGTGGTAATGAAGCAATGGTACAGTGGTAGGTGCAGGAGAGAGGGGCAATTAGACAGCAGTGATGGTGTAAGTTCGGTTGGCGAACGAGACAATATTAATGTTAACCGGCGAGGCAGTAGTCATAGTGGGGTTGTTTCTAACGGTGGTCTATACTAGTACACAGTAGTCTTGTTATTGGTGAGCATAGTACACAGTACACTAGTACATGTtgaatttctatttttttttttccttgtaCTACATTCGTGGATTTTTTTGGGCGTATTACGAAACTACGAGGAAGAATGTACCGTATGTAGTATCTAGAATGTTTATGAATACAATACATACATTTGTAAAGAATAATTTATGAACGAAGTACATAATTTATCAGTACAGTATTCGTCGCCGGTGACCTACGCTCGCCGGCAAACCCTCTCTCCAACGACGACAATAGTAGCCGGTAATAGGGTGGTGTAAAATTGAGGAGAATGAGTATGTGAAAATAGAGAGAATAGATTAGAGAGAGATTACAGAGGGAAAATGGGAGGAGAAATGTGAGGGGTATAATTGTCAACCGTGTACTGAGATGAGTAAAATGTGTGTTGCAAAAATCAGCACCCTAAAGGTATTGGTAAATATCTGGGTATTGAGGCGGACTTTGGTTCTTCTAAAAAGACTATCTTCAATGATCTCATTGAAAAGGTTAAGAAGCGCTTATCTTCCTGGAACGGAATCTTCCTTTCACCGGCTGGACGGTTAACTTTGATTTCTTCTGTTTTGTCCACTATTTCCAATTTTGTCCTATCGGTATTTAAAGTACCGGTAAGTGTGGCGAACAAAGTCAATTCTTTGTTGTCGCATTTTTGGTGGGCTGGAACGAAATCAAAGACTACTATACACTGGTGTAGTAAGAATTTCTCAAGTCTACCAAAATCTGAAGGGGGGCTCGGTATCCGGAGCATCAAGTGTATGAATCAGGCCCTTTTGGGTAAGTTGGCTTGGAAAATAATAATCTCCAAGAGTTCTTTACTGAGTCGTGTATTTTTTTTAATAAGTTACTACGTAATGAATCTCTCACTTACCCGGATTCTATGAAAAATGGTTCTAACCTTTCTTGGGACTGTAAGAGTATTTTATATGGTCTTGAGCTTATTTTGCCAAACTTAGGCTGGAAGTTTGGCACCGAGTCTAATCTTAATATTTGGAGTTCAAAATGGATTACTGGGTCAGTCCCACCGTGGGTTACAAGTTTCGGCTATCCTCCCCCACAATCGATGACCGGTCTTACGGTGAGGGATCTTATATTACCGTCTTATTCTTGGGACCGTGAGCTTATTGACGAGCTTTTCAACGAGGAGTGGGCTAGGAAAATTAATGCCATGCCTATTTGTGTCTCTACCACTATGGATACTGCCTATTGGACTCCCTCTTCATCTGGAATTTATACTGTTAAGAGCGGTTATGCTATTGGTCTTAGTTCCCATCTCTCCAGGTTTAGCACTACTAAACATAGAACACGCATCAACACCACCATTAAAATTTGTTGCAAACGGATTCTCTGGCGTCTACCAGGACCTCAAGTCTGAAAGATTCTTGTATGGAGAATTTTAACTAACACTCTCTCTGTGGGTTACAAGTTTAAACAGAGAAATATGATAATGGATTATGTCTGCCCTCTTTGTCGCGGTCCAAGTTCTTTTGAATCGCTTGAGCATTTGTTCAGGGACTGTGCCTTGGTTAAACGATTATGGGCCTCCTCCTCTTTGGGCATTTCTACGGATTTTGTTGATAATGTTAGCATGAGAGACTGGATTATTAACTGGATCTCTTTCTTTTACTCCAAAAATGCCCCATCTGATTCTATCATACTATTCTTATCTGTTTTATGGAGTATCTGGTGTGTTAGGAATAATATCATCTTTTCAGGAGCTGCATTCTCATTGGAGCATTTCTACAATCTCCAAAACAATGCTGCCAGCACGACCATCGAGGCTTTGGCTCTCTCTGAATCTAAGATTGACGGTCGTGTGCTTGGTTCGTGTGATCCTCAATGTATCGTTAGACGCAATATTAAGAATCACATGCCTTTCTTCATGACAGGTGAAGGTGCCAAGTGTAGGGCTTACAGGGCAAAGGTTGATGCTAGCTGGTTGCATACTCTTCATGTTTCTATGGGTTGGGTGGTTTACGATCTTGATGGTCATAAAATCAATACCTTTACTAAAAGTTTTGAAGCCGAGTCGGCTTTACAAGCGGAGGCTTTGGGCATTAGGGATCTTCTCTCGTGGGCTAAAAGCCGTAATATCTTCCATTTTGATGTCTCTTCCGACTGCCTTCAACTTCTCTTCCAAATAGCTGAGGTGGAGGAGCCGCATCACATAATTAAGGGACTCCTCGAggatattatgagttttttttatCTTATTTTCATTGTATTTGCTTTAGTTTTATACCGCGTCGTCTTAATAAGGTGGCTCATAACCTAGCTAGGGCTGAATTAGGTTTGTAATTCATTAGTTCTTTACCGCtgccaaaaacaaaaacaaaaaaaatctctCTCTTTCATTTCTTACCACGTTCAGAGAAGCTGAAAATGTCATTTGTGGACTCAATCCCCTCTCAATATGTATTTGAAGGAATCACCGAAGTGCGCGATCTTACACCAAGCCTTAAAAAGCTCACTATAAAGTCATTAATTTGGTCAACGAATTCCATCGATATGCTTGGCAAGTTTCCGAATCTTCAAATCCAAAAATTAAAACTTGACCGAGAAGACATGAAAGAAGGAAAATCACCGCTTTATTTTCTCTACAAATATGCTTGCTTCACCAAGGAAATTAAAATTATCATCCTCCCATTTAATTTCGTAATAAAGTGGAG
Protein-coding sequences here:
- the LOC141620265 gene encoding uncharacterized protein LOC141620265, producing MTNSDSSQITNPPPKSSYSLVHVEQPGQIITPVAFNGNNYDEWSRLFRPSLMAKGKLGYIDGTIIKPSATSDESKSWTEANALVTAWLLASIEPTLRKQISIRPEAKMVWNDIKNRFSQENEARLYQLEAELLACRQGPTKILMAYYGRMTVIWDAILDHDPLPYCSCNPCTCEWVNLMNARRDKKRVRDFLLGLDDRFTNIRSQIIGISPLPSLDLIYNRLLQDEGVRNLSSSKSDTTPDAMAFAARLHQGPRSSGGGRDSSDHRNNSAPSKYFCIACQKSGHSLKFCYQVTGKYPDSWNGPRNRIYLDPNATDLTNVVFVPDSRGNNASDRGKTPRSRAPAKANMASGSHGTSSQPPLTQFDKIDLNSLTPSELVELGSLWQAHKSDSTADRLNGNSSSFTWIIDTGASHHMSGCLSYFSNVKTIDPLSVGLPNGDLTIATKSGDIHLSPRLVLRNVLFAANLHCNLISVSSLLIDTTLTIQFSHNLCLIQDRTSKTVIGAG